tattattgtaatgaaaaaaaatataaattatatatttgttaaaaccaaattaaTAGAAGGGGTGTGTTTGACAATTTCTATAAGTTAGAAGaatgaaatatattttttagGGTTAAAAATAGGGTAAAAAATAAATAGGATTGGAGATGAATCCTCTTATAAATTCCCGAATCCCGATAAGTTCTTGTCAATCCGTTAGTTCTTCCCCGTTCCCCCTTGCCCCTTTGTGCGTGCGTGCATTTGAAGAAAAGGAAGGGGTAAAAATGGTAAACAAAAAGATTAGGGGCTTATAAAGGAACAAAATAGTGAAACACCACTGGTTGCAACCTCCATATCAGCAACCGCAGATAAGATCGATCATATCCACACACACATGAACCTAGAATGGTGGGTGTAACACCAATCATAAGTGCTTAATTAGCTAGAAACTATATCAATCAATCATCTGAAATTAGCTTCAAAATGGGCACAATTCAGCCCATGAATGCATATGGCATCTCTTCATTCTCACACTCTCTCTGCTCCAATTTCAAGAACACCATTAACACCAGTTTCGCCATTCAAAGACCCTCCACCAAGTGCCAAAGTCACTCAAAGTCAAAAATCCGAGCCATGGCAACCTCTGAAGCTCCATCATCACAAGAACCCCCTTGTGTCAATTTCGCTTTCGTTAGTGTAAGTCATCAACATTAACCACATTGCAGATTACTAGTTCATCATCGAATGAATATCTTTGTGTTTACTTCAAAAATGGCAGTCGGTGTTGCTACCAGATGGAACCCCCGACGTACATTTTAGAAGCGCGACTGGTGGACAGAAACTTAGGGACATAATGCTAGATTCACATATCGAGTTGTATGGACCATATGTAACTATCTCTACTCTTCAATCCATTATCCTTTTCTTGAATCTTTAACTGTTTTTGAACATATAAGCTGCTTTCTGTTTTTGGTGATTCAGTCTAGACCTTTGCTAAACTGTGCTGGAGGAGGAACATGTGGTACTTGCATGGTGGAGGTAAGTTGATCACCATCTGCATGAAATGAGTTTAAACGTGTTTAATGTGTCGATTTGTGGGTGGATTCTCAGGTTATTGAAGGGAAGGAGTTGCTTACACCACGAACAGACAAAGAGAAGGAGAAGCTTAATCGGGTATGTTAAATTAACCCCATTATCGATCAAGATTAGTTCATGATGGATTTCGTAATCTTAATGCATGATGAATTGATGAATTGTAGAATCCGAAGAACTGGAGGCTCGCTTGTCAAACAACTGTGGGGAAACCGGATTCAACAGGCCTGGTTAGTAATTGTTGATGTATTTGGAAATTTATGATCTTAATGGCTGAGGGAAACTTGGTTGATGCAAATGCAGGTTGTGATACAGCAATTACCAGAATGGAAAGGACATGAATGGACACTCGGAAAGGAGCCTCCTCCAGAATCTTGAATTTTGATCCTAATTTTCTTTACGATGTTGTAAATGATGAGCACGATGATGGTAATAGTGTTATAATGTTGACACATTcttgaaaaatatatttatagaATCAGTTCATTTAGTTCATAGAATTTTGTtggtttttttctttgtttttacaTGTGAGGGATGCGTATCAAATATTCCCAATACAAGGTTTTCTTCTTTAGGGTTTTGACCGGTAAAGTGCTAAGTAATATAAAGCACACACACTGATTTATCTCGTTCACAAGATTAAGGTATTTATTCTATATCCACAAATGAAATAAAAAAGCTTCTTAATTTTGTAATAATGTTTACAATTACATCGAGATTTATAGTCAACTATTTGATTTTGACAATAAAACTATTAGGTATACAATTTGGACTCTAAAATTGCACGAGTTAGGTCCAAAAGAAATTACTTCTTTGGCATTGACTCCTGCCCCAGGACTAGGGATAGAGTTAAAATTTAAGAATAACAGGATGGAGTCACGATTTAAGAATAAGAAGTGCTGAGAGCCTCACATCCTAATAGTATATTAAGACATAATATTATACCCAAATAAAGTAATAGAGGCTaaaaatttaaaagagaagttaaCAAAGAAAAATTCATTTAAATAAaagttagagtaaattacacgattcGTCTATAACGTAAGTGTCAAATTGCACATtgagtccctattttcaaaaattaactcggaaagtccctcATTTGTTTAAATTTCGCACGCTTCATCCCTAATTTCATTAGCTAGACATAAAAAGACGATTTTGCCcttatctttatctttttgatttatttttatttgttagttatatttaattaattaaatatttatttgtttatttaaagtAATGTACCCCACCACATATACCCTCTTTATCTCTTTATCTCTTCATTCAAGCACGAATCAATTAGAAGTCTGTGTTCTCCTCTTTGTCGCCGGTGACTGTGAATCTCATTTTTCCGACTTAATGAGAAAAAGGAGATAGATGAGAATGAGGAAGGAGCACCATGAATCTCATTTTTCTTGCTTAGGTGTTGCAATACATACAATGGAGGAGGAGATGCATCTAGTGACCTCCACTCTCTAGCCAGCCATTGACCTCCATCTCCGACTACCTACCATCACCTCCAACCACCTACCAGCGCTCACGTCTACTAAACATCAaagaagatgaagggttccgaccaGTTTTAGCTTCCACAACCCTTTGCCTCCAACAACCACCACCATTTGCCTTCAACAGCCACCTGTAAAGAGCCCCAaaccaaaccaaaataaaaaaagaaacttGAAATTGGTTCTAGAAAATAAAATCGAAACTGGTTTAGAAACTAAAATCGAAATCAAAATCCTACGTATGGTGGTTGTCTTCTTCTCCGGAAATCACTTCCATAAAAAACAAAGGAGCTTTCAAAGAAATTAACGAGAACAGGAGACTCAGTGCAAAAAAACTCCACCCGAACCTATCTTGTTCCACTCTTCCTTCGTCTTCTCCGACCACTCTACGAGTTGCAGGTATGGTGGTGGCATCGTTTTAGCTACGTCGTTGGAGGCGTTCAGATCTGATACATGGAGGTGAAGATTTGAAGAGATGATGAAGACCTCAGATCTGATACAGGGTTGTGGATGCAAGTGATAAAAGAAAGGGGGAGGAGAAAGATAAAGGGAAATGGAATAATATCAGTTTCGTGATGGTTGTTTCCGGCAGGAGA
The genomic region above belongs to Lactuca sativa cultivar Salinas chromosome 4, Lsat_Salinas_v11, whole genome shotgun sequence and contains:
- the LOC111900817 gene encoding photosynthetic NDH subunit of subcomplex B 3, chloroplastic encodes the protein MGTIQPMNAYGISSFSHSLCSNFKNTINTSFAIQRPSTKCQSHSKSKIRAMATSEAPSSQEPPCVNFAFVSSVLLPDGTPDVHFRSATGGQKLRDIMLDSHIELYGPYSRPLLNCAGGGTCGTCMVEVIEGKELLTPRTDKEKEKLNRNPKNWRLACQTTVGKPDSTGLVVIQQLPEWKGHEWTLGKEPPPES